GTAATGAGGATGACCCAGAATGGGGGGTCTAGGAGTAAGAactctgatgaccgaccgaaagggggttaccatcaggacaagAAGTTTAAACTAAACCAGCAGAACCAAGAGAGGCCAACTACTCTAGTTTTCAGAGATTGGGTCCTAATCTGGAGTCCAAAAATGATCCGGGACCCGCGAAGCAGCCCCGGGAGCCAAAGTAGGAGAcggactggactcctctcaacatgaccCGGGAGGAAATCTTGAAGGAGGTAAAAGACAAACTTTTCTATTATCCTCCGAAGCCAATACAAACTCCTCCGGAGAGTAGGCCTTATAATAGGCAGTGCGATTACCATGAGACCCATGGCCACAAGCCTGAAAACTGCTTATCACTCAAGTAAGAGCCGGACTGGACTCCTCTAAACATGAATCGGGAGGAAATTTTGAAGGAGCTAAAAGACAAACCTTTCTATTATCCTCCGAAGCTGATGCAAACTCCTTTGGAGAGCAGGCCTTATAATAGGCAGTGCAATTACTATGGGACCCATGGCCACAAGACTGAAAACTGCTTATCACTAAAGTACTTCATTAAGGACCAAGTCAAGAAAGGAAATATGAACAAGTACTTAGCCCGAGATAACAACAACAGAGGGGAGGCGCAGAAGAAAGGAATGAACCTAGTTAATGTAGTCCTAGGAGGCTCCCACTCCCCAGCACGGAGCCCGGACTTCGGCGAAGAAGTGCTCTCAATCCAATCACTCCCAGATCTGGTGACATCCTTCAGCAGTAAGGACTATGAAGGAGTTAACCCTCATCACAATGCAGCTTTAGTTGTCACCTTGgacatctttgataatgaagtaaAAAGAATGATGATAGATAATGGTTCCTCGGTGAATATTCTTTTCAAGCACACAGTGGATCGAATGCAATTAGGGAGCGTCTGCTCAAATAATTGCTGGGAGGATTTACTATACGGGTTCGGACACAACTTAGTCCCGATCCAAGGGACTTTGTATCTACCTGTTACTTTTGGAAATGTTCCTAACTAAGTAACTCATGTCATAAAGTTCCATGTCATCAACACTCCTTCATCATACAATGGAATTATCGGCATGTCAGCTCTAACCATGATGCAAAcgataacttcaatctcccatctcaaaATCAAGTTCCCAACCCCGATAGGACTCGGGGAGATAAAAGGAGATTATAGAGTTGCTGAAACATGCTGCATTCAGGGGATAGTAATGGCAGAAACCCACCAGGACAACAAAAGGAAGGCCATAGTCCTTCACAAACAGCAAAGCATCAAGAAACACCGACCCCGGACAAGGGAAGAAACAACAAAAGAGGTATAACTCATTGAATCAAGTCTGAACCAAGAAGCAAACATGCCAAGTCCGCAAAGACCggcaagcaaccaagtcatggtagtcGACAAGGCAAATCAGGTCCTAGACCAAGCTACTCCTATCATGTAAGCAACCAAAGCAAAAGAATCAGAACAAGTGAACTTCTACCTGAAGAAGAACTCCGAAGCCCGAATTTATCAAATggttttaaataaaaaatatgcaAAAATCAAAGCTGCAGTTGAAACAAAAGAAGTTCAGGTTGATGAAAGTAGTCCTAATAAAAAGGTGAAAGTTGGGTCAGGACTCGAAGAGTCCTTCAAAGAAACACTAGTGTCCTTGCTCTGGGAGTACAAAGATGTTTTCGAATGGAGTCCAAGAGACATTCCCGGACGGACTacatgagtccatagcaatgcacaACTTGGATGTCAACCCCAACTACAAAACCAGTCAAGCAGAAGTGAAGGAACTTCGCCCCGGAAAGGCAAAAAGCTATAGACGAA
This genomic interval from Apium graveolens cultivar Ventura chromosome 8, ASM990537v1, whole genome shotgun sequence contains the following:
- the LOC141680096 gene encoding uncharacterized protein LOC141680096, which encodes MNREEILKELKDKPFYYPPKLMQTPLESRPYNRQCNYYGTHGHKTENCLSLKYFIKDQVKKGNMNKYLARDNNNRGEAQKKGMNLVNVVLGGSHSPARSPDFGEEVLSIQSLPDLVTSFSSKDYEGVNPHHNAALVVTLDIFDNEVKRMMIDNGSSVNILFKHTVDRMQLGSVCSNNCWEDLLYGFGHNLVPIQGTLYLPVTFGNVPN